A DNA window from Megalobrama amblycephala isolate DHTTF-2021 unplaced genomic scaffold, ASM1881202v1 scaffold474, whole genome shotgun sequence contains the following coding sequences:
- the LOC125261730 gene encoding gastrula zinc finger protein XlCGF57.1-like produces the protein MAFIKEETEDMKIDFIKEETEEIMIKDETEDMKIEETFRVKHEDTEEQTDLMALKEVSHELNEREEEKEHYDEHQDFMTGERLTLAKKSSLQKRAQKTGTKCYFTCQQCGKSFDQHRNLQDHLRVHTGEKPYTCQQCGQSFTVKGNLIVHMRIHTGEKHFTCQQCGKSFSQKGNLIVHMRIHNQEKAYTCQQCGQSFRHKGSLEVHMRIHTGEKPHTCKQCGQSFSQKGHLVAHIRIHSGEKPYTCQQCVKSFSHKGSLIVHMRIHTGEKPYTCQQCGKSFSHKGKLEIHMRVHTGEKPYTCKQCGKSFSQKGSLIVHMRIHTGEKPYTCQQCGKSFSGKGHLTAHMRIHTREKPYTCTLCGNSFTQEKSLRQHMNIHTGEKPFTCGQCGKSFITKGDLKGHMRIHSKNNSFRSRHCGKSRGVKST, from the exons atggcgtttattaaagaggagactgaagacatgaagattgattTTATTAAAGAAGAGACTGAAGAAATTATGATTAAAgatgagactgaagacatgaagattgaagaaacattcagagtgaaacatgaagatactgaggaacaaacag ACCTAATGGCACTGAAAGAGGTGAGTCATGAACTTAATGAAagggaagaagagaaagaacatTATGATGAACATCAGGATTTCATGACTGGAGAAAGATTGACGCTGGCTAAAAAGTCTTCCTTacaaaaaagagctcaaaagacaggaactaaatgttatttcacctgccaacagtgtggaaagagttttgatCAACATAGAAACCTTCAAGACCacttgagagttcacactggagaaaagccttacacctgccaacaatgtggacagagttttactgtaaaaggaaaccttatagtccacatgagaattcatactggagagaaacatttcacctgccaacagtgtggaaagagtttcagtcaaaaagggaaccttatagtccacatgagaattcacaatCAAGAGAAggcttacacctgccaacagtgtggacagagtttcagacATAAAGGAAGCCttgaagtccacatgagaattcacactggagaaaagcctcacacctgcaaacaatgtggacagagtttcagtcaaaaaggacACCTTGTAGCCCACATCAGAATTCAttctggagaaaagccttacacctgccaacaatgtgtaaagagtttcagtcataaaggaagccttatagtccacatgagaattcacactggagagaaaccttacacctgccaacagtgtggaaagagtttcagtcataaAGGAAAGCTTGAaatccacatgagagttcacactggagaaaagccttacacctgcaaacaatgtggaaagagtttcagtcaaaaaggaagccttatagtccacatgagaattcacactggagagaaaccttacacttgccaacagtgtggaaagagttttagtGGAAAAGGACATCTTAcagcccacatgagaattcacactagagaaaagccttacacctgcactCTGTGCGGGAATAGCTTTACACAGGAAAAAAGCCTCAGGCaacacatgaatattcacactggagagaagccttttacatgtggtcagtgtggaaagagtttcataaCTAAAGGTGACCTTAAGGgccacatgaggattcactcGAAAAATAACTCTTTTAGAAGTCGTCACTGTGGAaagagcagaggtgtaaagagtacctga